One part of the Olleya sp. YS genome encodes these proteins:
- a CDS encoding T9SS type A sorting domain-containing protein, with the protein MKHIKLLFLLLLVSGFGFAQTTLSEWVLTADGSPSNVDANITASLFTSTGGTISYAANGAFRNGWSVGAIDLNEYFEISITPNSGFNILLEEVLFSERRSGTGIRDYQVRYSKDAAFTTFTTIATVNVPDNTSERNGDVTGLSETINDGETLYVRFYGYNAEAGGGTWRINDNSLALRGSVSASCPNNLDFANIQFPTTTQTITQGATTNVVYAQVYEPGLTDTPFAQGAGVTAEIGYSTTDTDPSTWTNWLPASYNNIGGNNDEYFAEVGSTLTPGTYYIASRFQLNSCPFIYGGTAGVWSTGNSLQLIVNADQVDFCNVDFPKNGNINIGDNFNVYAQAYEPGVTDAAGQGANILAWIGYNSADVSPISGTGWTWIAATYDSDFGNNDQYTAEIGSGLAAGTYYFASRFQLNGSSFSYGGIQADNVGNFWDPTTNNNGILNITNPCSSIFSDDFSAGLTQWNNTADWTTTAGELKHNITGTAGDSYINADIGIQNLAYGDYEWSFCMRNGNWDPSSNNNFSFILLSSQSNLFSNATGYRVGVNQTTSDDLLKIYRVNNGADTEILASAFNWNANDDVCIRVTRSSAGDWELFYDDGTGEVSAGTTNDTTYTTGSFIGSYFEFSSTRAGELWIDDVNVCSNPVSCTSTVTWDGTSWSPTTPSASTHAVLSANYNTSTAGLGSFTACTLTIGSGINLTVAPNDYVEVFTDVTNNGRISVQNQGSFVQVDNAATYDDSGSTFFATNDAAIVDRETSFLSEWYEYTYWSSPVANETFGNALFQSSQFRRFEFNAGNFVDSQYETLNDNTLVAGAGVDDIDDNGDDWFLKASGDNMVPGVGYAATHSIGAFIFGPNNYVYTFRGTLNNGDITVPVERNDTETGDINWNLIGNPYPSAIDADLFFAQNNFLSNPTSGKLDGAIYLWSQSTPPSSTTNGNEPLNFTTNDYAIINGTGETVGGDGITPNRYIPSGQGFFVTYSDTPGATSGTVTFNNAMRVTGNNDQFFRAGNNTAINQHDKLWLNITTDNGLFNQTVIGYVPGATAANDGAYYDAKKNGAILASLSLYTLVPGDSKKLAIQGKAPSDLNLNETITLGFLNSVDVPTIYTISIDHLQGDFLSNNAIYLKDNLLNTYQDLTTGDYSFTSAIGEFNNRFEIVFTQPSLSIDDVSLTENNLLIVEGENDNVSFKLTNEKLTIKSIKIYDALGRLLHNLKGNKSTETYNLSNLSQATYIAKVELSNGQILSKKAIKK; encoded by the coding sequence ATGAAACATATAAAATTACTTTTTTTACTACTACTAGTTAGTGGATTTGGATTTGCGCAAACTACATTAAGCGAATGGGTACTAACTGCAGATGGTAGCCCAAGTAACGTTGACGCTAATATCACTGCTAGCCTATTTACATCCACAGGAGGAACAATTTCTTATGCAGCTAATGGTGCTTTTAGAAATGGTTGGAGTGTTGGAGCTATAGACCTTAACGAATATTTTGAGATAAGTATTACACCTAACTCTGGATTTAATATTCTTCTAGAAGAAGTCTTATTTTCAGAAAGACGTTCTGGAACAGGAATTCGAGATTATCAGGTTAGGTATTCTAAAGATGCTGCTTTTACAACTTTTACCACAATAGCAACTGTAAACGTACCAGATAACACCAGTGAAAGAAATGGTGATGTTACTGGTCTTTCAGAGACAATAAATGATGGAGAAACGTTATATGTTAGATTTTATGGATATAACGCTGAGGCAGGTGGTGGAACTTGGAGGATTAATGATAATTCTTTAGCATTAAGAGGTTCAGTTTCTGCCTCATGTCCAAACAACTTAGATTTTGCTAACATTCAATTTCCAACAACTACACAAACCATTACACAAGGAGCAACTACTAATGTGGTTTATGCTCAAGTGTACGAGCCAGGTTTAACAGACACACCATTTGCTCAAGGTGCTGGCGTTACAGCGGAAATAGGCTACAGTACAACTGATACAGATCCTTCAACATGGACTAACTGGTTACCAGCATCTTACAATAATATTGGAGGTAATAATGATGAGTATTTTGCTGAAGTAGGATCAACATTAACACCTGGGACTTATTATATAGCTAGTAGATTTCAATTAAATTCTTGTCCTTTTATTTATGGTGGCACTGCTGGAGTATGGAGTACTGGTAACTCTTTACAGTTAATCGTAAATGCAGACCAAGTTGATTTTTGCAATGTAGATTTTCCTAAAAACGGTAATATTAATATTGGAGATAATTTTAATGTTTACGCTCAAGCTTATGAGCCTGGTGTAACAGATGCTGCTGGACAAGGTGCAAATATCTTAGCTTGGATAGGTTATAATTCTGCAGATGTAAGTCCCATTTCTGGAACAGGCTGGACTTGGATTGCTGCTACCTACGATTCTGACTTTGGAAATAACGACCAATATACCGCAGAGATAGGATCTGGTCTAGCTGCTGGTACTTACTATTTTGCTAGTCGTTTTCAATTAAACGGAAGTAGTTTTAGCTATGGTGGAATCCAAGCAGATAATGTCGGTAATTTTTGGGATCCAACAACTAATAACAATGGTATTTTAAATATCACAAACCCATGCTCTTCTATTTTCTCTGATGATTTTAGTGCTGGACTAACCCAATGGAATAATACTGCAGATTGGACGACTACAGCTGGAGAATTAAAACATAACATAACTGGTACTGCAGGCGATAGTTATATTAATGCAGATATAGGGATTCAAAATCTGGCTTATGGAGATTACGAGTGGTCATTTTGTATGAGAAATGGTAATTGGGATCCTTCATCAAACAATAATTTTTCTTTTATACTTCTGTCAAGTCAAAGTAATTTATTTAGCAATGCAACTGGTTACAGAGTAGGTGTTAACCAAACTACATCTGATGATTTGTTAAAGATTTATAGAGTTAACAATGGTGCTGATACAGAAATTCTGGCAAGTGCTTTTAATTGGAATGCTAATGATGATGTTTGTATTAGAGTCACCAGAAGTTCTGCTGGAGATTGGGAGTTATTTTACGATGATGGTACAGGAGAAGTCAGTGCTGGAACCACAAATGATACTACATATACTACTGGAAGTTTTATTGGGTCTTATTTTGAATTTAGCTCGACTAGAGCTGGTGAGTTATGGATAGATGATGTTAATGTGTGTTCTAATCCTGTTTCTTGTACTTCTACAGTAACTTGGGATGGTACATCTTGGTCACCAACAACACCAAGCGCTTCAACACATGCTGTTTTAAGTGCAAATTATAATACTAGTACAGCAGGTCTTGGAAGTTTTACAGCGTGTACCTTAACTATAGGTTCTGGAATCAACTTAACGGTTGCGCCAAACGATTACGTAGAAGTTTTTACAGATGTCACTAACAATGGACGTATTTCAGTACAAAATCAAGGGTCATTTGTTCAGGTAGATAATGCTGCGACATATGATGATTCTGGTAGTACCTTTTTTGCTACAAATGATGCAGCAATAGTAGATAGAGAGACTTCTTTTTTAAGTGAATGGTATGAGTATACCTATTGGAGTTCACCTGTAGCTAACGAAACCTTTGGTAACGCATTGTTTCAGTCTAGTCAATTTAGACGTTTTGAATTTAATGCAGGTAATTTTGTGGACTCACAATATGAAACTTTAAATGATAATACCTTGGTAGCTGGAGCTGGAGTTGATGATATTGATGATAATGGCGATGATTGGTTTTTAAAAGCGTCTGGTGATAATATGGTTCCTGGTGTGGGTTATGCTGCAACACACTCGATAGGTGCATTTATATTTGGACCAAACAATTATGTATATACTTTTAGAGGAACTTTAAATAATGGAGACATTACGGTTCCTGTTGAAAGAAACGATACTGAAACAGGTGATATCAACTGGAATTTAATTGGTAACCCTTACCCTTCTGCAATAGATGCCGATTTGTTTTTTGCTCAGAATAATTTCTTGTCCAATCCAACAAGCGGAAAATTGGATGGTGCAATTTATTTATGGTCTCAATCTACACCTCCTTCAAGTACTACAAATGGTAACGAGCCATTAAATTTTACAACTAACGATTATGCTATTATAAACGGAACTGGAGAAACTGTTGGTGGAGATGGTATTACACCTAATAGATATATCCCTTCAGGTCAAGGATTTTTTGTAACCTATTCTGATACACCTGGAGCTACATCAGGTACTGTAACGTTTAATAATGCTATGCGTGTTACAGGTAATAATGATCAATTTTTTAGAGCAGGAAATAATACAGCAATAAATCAACACGATAAATTATGGTTAAACATTACTACAGATAATGGATTGTTTAATCAAACAGTTATTGGATATGTTCCAGGAGCCACAGCTGCTAATGATGGTGCATATTACGATGCGAAAAAGAATGGAGCTATTTTAGCAAGTCTTTCATTATACACCTTAGTGCCAGGCGATTCTAAAAAATTAGCAATTCAAGGTAAAGCGCCTAGCGATTTGAATTTAAATGAAACTATTACTTTAGGATTTTTAAACTCTGTTGATGTTCCAACTATTTACACCATATCTATAGACCACTTACAAGGTGACTTTTTATCTAATAATGCTATTTATTTAAAAGACAACTTATTAAACACCTACCAAGATTTAACCACTGGAGACTATTCTTTCACATCTGCAATAGGAGAATTTAATAATAGATTTGAAATTGTATTTACTCAACCAAGTTTATCTATAGATGATGTATCATTAACAGAAAATAACTTGTTGATTGTAGAAGGTGAAAATGATAATGTCAGTTTTAAATTAACTAATGAAAAATTGACTATTAAAAGCATCAAAATATACGATGCATTAGGACGACTGTTACATAATCTAAAGGGAAATAAAAGTACAGAAACTTACAACTTATCTAACTTATCTCAAGCAACTTACATAGCTAAAGTCGAGTTAAGTAATGGTCAAATACTAAGTAAAAAAGCCATTAAAAAATAA
- a CDS encoding regulatory protein RecX, with product MYQKQESFTIEEATKKLEHYCAYQERCHQEVRQRLKSMNMIPEATDIIIVHLLEHNFLNEERFAKTYTRGKFRIKKWGKRRIALELKRKDISKFNVNQALTEIDNDEYIEVFNDLAEKKTNSLKETDKYKKKKKLIDYLLYRGWESHLVYEKANELIK from the coding sequence ATGTATCAAAAACAAGAGTCCTTTACAATAGAAGAAGCAACTAAAAAGCTGGAACACTATTGTGCTTATCAAGAACGCTGTCACCAAGAGGTGAGACAAAGGCTAAAAAGCATGAATATGATACCTGAGGCTACAGATATTATAATAGTTCATCTTTTGGAGCACAACTTTCTTAACGAAGAACGTTTTGCCAAAACATATACTAGAGGTAAGTTCAGAATTAAAAAATGGGGCAAACGTCGAATCGCTCTTGAACTAAAACGAAAAGACATCTCCAAATTTAATGTAAACCAAGCACTTACAGAAATAGATAATGATGAGTATATCGAAGTTTTTAATGATTTAGCCGAAAAAAAGACGAATTCGTTAAAAGAGACCGACAAATACAAGAAAAAAAAGAAACTTATTGATTATTTACTATATAGAGGTTGGGAGAGTCATTTGGTCTATGAAAAAGCAAATGAACTGATTAAATAG
- a CDS encoding DUF6646 family protein: MKNIILAITLLVSTFTTAQSFEGKGDQKFQIGANIQDNVNGITLSYDYGLGENISIGVVTGYALNLNNGLTADFSDRFELEGRFNANLGSVLNIDDNFDLYPGISLSTKNFGGHLGMRYFFSSGFGIFSEFGTTFAKYNSDALTAAEKIHNQFTVNFGAVFNL, from the coding sequence ATGAAAAACATAATATTAGCCATAACACTTTTAGTAAGTACGTTTACAACAGCTCAATCTTTTGAAGGAAAAGGCGATCAAAAATTTCAAATAGGTGCCAATATACAAGATAACGTTAATGGTATAACATTAAGTTACGATTATGGTTTAGGAGAAAATATATCTATAGGTGTAGTTACTGGTTATGCCCTTAACTTAAACAATGGGTTAACTGCAGATTTTTCAGACCGTTTTGAGCTTGAAGGTCGTTTTAATGCTAACTTAGGAAGCGTGTTAAATATTGACGACAACTTTGACCTGTATCCAGGAATAAGCCTAAGCACAAAAAACTTTGGTGGACACTTAGGGATGCGTTATTTTTTCTCAAGTGGATTTGGAATTTTCTCGGAATTTGGAACCACTTTTGCTAAATACAATTCTGATGCGTTAACTGCTGCTGAAAAGATTCACAATCAGTTTACGGTTAACTTTGGAGCTGTTTTTAATTTATAA
- a CDS encoding cupin-like domain-containing protein — protein sequence MKLNLQDIPRVKTITKQDFIKHYFKPQKPVVIEQFITDWPAYSKWNLEYIKDIAGHKTVPLYDDRPVDYKDGFNEPHATMKMSEYVDLLKRKPTKYRIFLWNILKEVPQLQKDFTFPDFGLRLMKGLPMLFFGGRDSYTFMHYDIDLANIFHFHFEGEKQIILFDQKQNKHLYKVPHALITREDIDFSNPDFSKWPALQNARGWQCQLNHGEVLYMPEGYWHYMKYVTPGFSMSLRAIARNPKNLGKAIYNVFIMRNFDNLMRRIKGQQWIDWKNQKAITNTNNNLKHK from the coding sequence TTGAAACTAAACCTTCAAGACATACCAAGAGTTAAAACTATAACTAAACAGGACTTTATTAAGCATTATTTTAAGCCACAAAAGCCTGTAGTTATTGAGCAATTCATTACGGATTGGCCAGCCTATTCTAAATGGAATTTAGAGTATATTAAAGATATTGCTGGACACAAGACAGTCCCATTGTACGACGACAGACCAGTTGATTATAAAGATGGGTTTAACGAGCCTCATGCAACAATGAAAATGAGTGAGTATGTAGATTTGCTTAAACGCAAGCCTACTAAGTATAGAATATTTTTGTGGAATATTTTAAAAGAAGTACCGCAGCTTCAAAAAGATTTTACCTTTCCAGATTTTGGCTTACGTTTAATGAAAGGTTTACCAATGCTATTTTTTGGCGGTCGCGATAGCTATACCTTTATGCATTATGATATTGATTTAGCTAATATTTTTCATTTTCATTTTGAAGGCGAAAAGCAAATTATTCTATTCGACCAAAAACAAAATAAACATTTATATAAGGTCCCTCATGCTTTAATTACACGTGAAGATATAGACTTTTCTAATCCAGATTTTAGCAAATGGCCAGCGTTGCAAAATGCAAGAGGTTGGCAATGTCAATTAAATCACGGAGAAGTGCTGTATATGCCAGAAGGTTATTGGCATTATATGAAATATGTGACTCCTGGTTTTTCAATGAGTTTACGAGCTATTGCACGAAACCCAAAAAATCTAGGTAAAGCTATTTACAATGTGTTTATAATGCGTAATTTTGACAACTTAATGCGTCGTATTAAAGGTCAACAATGGATAGATTGGAAAAATCAAAAAGCCATAACTAATACCAACAATAATTTAAAACATAAATAA
- a CDS encoding TonB-dependent receptor, whose product MSKIKLTTLITFLIVCVSFSQDNPTEQQLDTILISSARIDLPFKENSRTITVISSSDIKNSAATNVADLLQQVAGVDIRRRGTAGSQADLHIRGGGFDQTLLLIDGIKMDDAQTGHHTMNAALPIEVIERIEIIKGPAARVFGQNAFTGAINIVTKKSLKNTVSANVETGSFNQLNGSITVGTDLDNSSHIIHVGKLTSEGYRNNSDYDNSNYFLKSTFNKNAQPIELIATFFDRKFGAENFYTTNPTFNEYEETQNSLIGFTTTFNTEKFKIKPRVYWKRNQDLFLLRRDDPSFFRNFHITDKMGAEVNTSYTSNAGVTGFGIDMSKIYLRSNNLGNRNRFMTNLFLEHQFKLLNEKLDITPGVAVTYFSDFKFHAFPGLDLGYTVTDDLKIYGNIGYTYRIPTYTDLFYNDFRTAGNANLEPEEAFAQEIGVKYNTNAFSASIALFNRDAKNLIDYLRPNTTETIYTATNITEVNTKGFEFDTSYSFKINDFNQTLAVGYAFLEDDILDQNKELSRYSLNTLKHHFTTRFSTQLFKNVRQNIVYKHAERTTGQSYNVWDASLIATLKQVEFTVTASNIFDADYIETGFTPMPPSNALFGMRYNFN is encoded by the coding sequence ATGTCAAAAATTAAACTAACAACTCTTATTACATTCCTTATTGTCTGTGTGTCTTTCTCACAAGATAATCCAACAGAACAACAATTAGATACTATCTTAATCTCTTCAGCTAGAATAGATCTTCCGTTTAAAGAAAACTCAAGAACCATTACTGTTATTTCGTCTTCAGACATAAAAAATAGTGCTGCCACCAACGTTGCAGATTTACTACAACAGGTTGCAGGAGTTGATATTAGACGTCGTGGAACTGCTGGTAGTCAAGCCGATTTACATATAAGAGGTGGTGGTTTTGACCAAACATTACTATTAATTGATGGAATAAAAATGGACGATGCGCAAACTGGACATCACACCATGAATGCTGCTTTACCAATAGAAGTTATTGAACGTATTGAGATTATAAAAGGTCCTGCTGCACGTGTATTTGGACAAAATGCATTTACTGGAGCTATTAATATAGTGACTAAAAAGTCTTTAAAAAATACGGTATCGGCAAATGTAGAAACAGGCTCTTTTAATCAATTAAATGGCTCCATTACTGTAGGAACAGATTTGGACAACTCATCACATATTATTCACGTTGGTAAATTGACTTCTGAAGGATATCGCAATAATTCAGATTATGATAATTCCAACTACTTTTTAAAAAGCACATTCAATAAAAATGCACAACCTATTGAGTTAATTGCAACGTTTTTTGACCGTAAGTTTGGTGCAGAAAACTTCTATACTACCAACCCTACTTTTAATGAATATGAAGAAACCCAAAATAGCCTAATTGGTTTTACAACCACTTTTAACACTGAAAAATTTAAAATAAAACCTCGTGTGTATTGGAAGCGTAATCAAGATCTATTTTTATTAAGACGTGATGATCCTTCATTTTTTAGAAACTTTCATATTACAGATAAAATGGGAGCAGAAGTCAATACCTCTTACACCTCTAATGCTGGTGTGACAGGTTTTGGTATCGATATGTCTAAAATCTATTTAAGAAGTAATAATCTAGGTAATCGTAATCGCTTTATGACAAACCTATTTTTAGAGCATCAATTTAAATTGTTAAATGAAAAATTAGACATTACTCCAGGTGTTGCTGTTACTTATTTTTCAGATTTTAAATTTCATGCATTTCCTGGTTTAGATTTAGGATATACCGTTACTGATGATTTAAAAATCTACGGAAACATTGGTTATACTTACAGAATCCCAACTTACACAGATTTGTTTTATAATGATTTTAGAACTGCTGGTAATGCCAATTTAGAACCTGAAGAAGCATTTGCACAAGAAATAGGAGTAAAATATAATACTAACGCATTTTCTGCATCCATCGCCTTATTTAATAGAGATGCTAAAAACTTGATAGATTACTTAAGACCAAATACAACCGAAACCATTTACACTGCGACTAACATTACTGAAGTAAACACTAAAGGTTTTGAGTTTGACACCTCATATAGCTTTAAAATTAACGACTTTAATCAAACCTTAGCTGTTGGTTATGCCTTTTTAGAAGATGATATATTAGATCAAAATAAAGAGCTGTCTCGTTATTCTTTAAATACTTTAAAACATCATTTTACAACACGTTTTAGTACACAATTGTTTAAAAATGTAAGACAAAACATTGTTTACAAACACGCAGAGCGTACTACAGGACAAAGCTATAATGTTTGGGATGCTTCATTAATTGCAACTTTAAAACAAGTAGAATTTACAGTTACAGCAAGTAATATTTTTGATGCAGATTATATTGAAACCGGCTTTACACCAATGCCTCCTAGCAATGCGCTATTTGGGATGCGTTACAACTTTAACTAA
- a CDS encoding DUF2007 domain-containing protein, which produces MSQTFKTIAKFQYSSEAQIIKGRLESEGIQVFLSDNLTIDTDPLVSNAIGGVKLKVFAEDALKAQHILETIKKYSVDDNGNAIHCPNCNSQEVAMFSTIKDFKSFFAFVFGFIAGTLPFYSKDKYRCSNCKTEFDIK; this is translated from the coding sequence ATGAGCCAAACCTTTAAAACTATCGCTAAATTCCAATACTCATCAGAAGCACAAATTATAAAAGGACGCTTAGAGTCTGAAGGTATCCAAGTGTTTTTAAGTGACAACTTAACAATTGACACAGATCCTTTAGTAAGTAATGCGATAGGTGGTGTTAAGCTTAAAGTATTTGCAGAAGATGCTTTAAAAGCACAGCACATTTTAGAAACAATTAAAAAATACTCGGTAGATGATAATGGCAATGCTATACATTGCCCAAACTGTAATAGTCAAGAAGTTGCTATGTTTTCAACCATTAAAGATTTTAAATCTTTTTTTGCTTTTGTGTTTGGCTTTATCGCTGGGACGCTTCCTTTTTACTCCAAAGACAAATATAGATGTAGTAATTGTAAAACAGAGTTTGATATAAAATAA
- a CDS encoding Y-family DNA polymerase — MFALVDCNNFYASCERVFNPNLEGKPIAILSNNDGCVISRSDEAKLLKLPMGAPIFKWESFCKTNGINVLSSNYPLYGDMSSRVMNILKQFTPDVEVYSIDESFLEFKGFEHHDLNNYGNQIRKRIKKWTGIPTCVGIAPTKALSKVANKIARKFPNKTNGVYVIDTEEKRIKALKWIKIEDVWGIGRGLTKRLKAKGCKTAFDFTQLPNQWVKRNFSVVESRLKRDLEGIPTLQLDEDSKDKKMIATTRSFEYTYSDRDNIKERISTFATSCAEKLRKQGSCCHVIIVFLRSDKYKQDLEQHRVSTSVSLSCPTNSSLIISNCAVKAVMSIFKEGIKYKKAGVIVSGLVPVDNYQLNIFETENPKHVPLMQSIDSINSKYRSNKIKIGNQDLQRTWKMRQERLSPKYTTNINDIIVVK; from the coding sequence ATGTTTGCATTAGTAGATTGTAATAATTTTTATGCGTCCTGTGAGCGTGTATTTAACCCTAATTTAGAAGGAAAACCAATTGCTATTTTAAGTAATAACGATGGTTGTGTTATCTCACGAAGTGACGAAGCAAAACTTTTAAAGTTACCAATGGGAGCACCTATTTTTAAATGGGAATCCTTTTGTAAAACTAACGGTATTAATGTTTTATCATCCAATTACCCTTTGTATGGTGATATGAGTAGTCGTGTTATGAATATTCTAAAACAGTTTACTCCAGATGTTGAGGTATATAGTATTGACGAATCATTTCTAGAATTTAAAGGCTTTGAGCATCATGACCTAAATAACTATGGTAACCAAATACGAAAACGCATAAAAAAATGGACAGGTATTCCAACATGTGTTGGGATTGCACCAACAAAAGCACTTAGTAAGGTTGCCAACAAAATTGCACGTAAATTTCCAAATAAAACTAACGGTGTTTATGTAATAGATACAGAAGAAAAACGTATTAAAGCCTTAAAATGGATTAAGATTGAAGACGTTTGGGGTATAGGAAGAGGTTTAACAAAACGTTTAAAAGCAAAAGGCTGTAAAACAGCTTTTGACTTTACGCAACTGCCAAATCAATGGGTAAAACGTAATTTTTCTGTAGTAGAATCTAGATTAAAACGTGACCTAGAAGGGATTCCAACCTTGCAATTAGACGAAGACAGTAAAGACAAAAAAATGATTGCTACTACACGTAGCTTTGAGTATACTTATTCAGACAGAGACAATATAAAAGAGCGTATTTCTACCTTTGCAACAAGCTGTGCAGAAAAATTACGCAAACAAGGTTCATGCTGTCATGTTATTATAGTATTTTTAAGAAGTGACAAATATAAGCAAGACTTAGAACAACATCGTGTAAGTACTAGTGTAAGTTTGTCTTGCCCAACAAATTCATCTTTAATAATAAGTAATTGTGCAGTTAAAGCAGTAATGTCTATTTTTAAAGAAGGAATAAAATATAAAAAAGCAGGAGTTATCGTTTCAGGTTTAGTTCCGGTTGATAATTATCAACTTAATATTTTTGAAACGGAAAATCCAAAGCACGTCCCTTTAATGCAATCTATAGATAGTATAAATTCTAAATATAGAAGCAATAAAATTAAAATAGGAAACCAAGATTTACAACGTACTTGGAAAATGCGTCAAGAACGATTGTCGCCAAAATACACCACGAATATTAACGATATTATAGTAGTAAAATGA
- the umuD gene encoding translesion error-prone DNA polymerase V autoproteolytic subunit, giving the protein MIARKSGSLTFFTPEAVDNAAGYFFDTGISAGFPSPAEDFKEQRLSLDEELVKNKEATFYAKVSGQSMIGAGLDDNDLLVIDRSLEPENNKIAVCFLDGEFTVKRLRVSNNEVWLQPENPNYPIIKITEENDFLIWGIVTNVIKKV; this is encoded by the coding sequence ATGATAGCACGCAAATCCGGAAGTTTAACCTTTTTTACACCAGAAGCTGTAGATAATGCAGCAGGATATTTTTTTGATACAGGTATTTCGGCAGGATTCCCGTCTCCAGCAGAAGACTTTAAAGAGCAACGCTTATCTTTAGACGAAGAATTAGTTAAAAATAAAGAAGCTACTTTTTATGCCAAAGTAAGTGGGCAATCCATGATTGGAGCCGGACTAGACGATAATGATTTACTAGTCATAGATCGCAGTTTAGAACCAGAGAACAATAAAATAGCAGTTTGTTTTTTAGATGGCGAGTTTACTGTAAAACGCTTACGTGTCTCTAATAATGAGGTATGGTTACAACCAGAAAATCCTAATTACCCAATTATTAAAATAACAGAAGAAAACGACTTTTTAATCTGGGGAATAGTTACTAATGTGATTAAAAAGGTATAG
- a CDS encoding F0F1 ATP synthase subunit epsilon: protein MYLEIVSPEATLFSGEVTSVTVPGVNGDFEMLNNHAPVVSLLKEGTVKITGNIVLDEEVENRFTKGDKNTTLLKINSGTLEMNGNKVIVLAD from the coding sequence ATGTATTTAGAAATTGTATCACCAGAAGCAACATTATTTAGTGGAGAAGTAACTAGCGTTACGGTTCCTGGAGTAAATGGTGATTTTGAAATGTTAAATAATCACGCTCCAGTAGTGTCTCTTTTAAAAGAAGGAACAGTAAAGATTACTGGTAATATTGTGCTAGACGAAGAGGTTGAAAATCGTTTTACTAAAGGCGACAAAAACACAACCTTATTAAAAATAAACTCTGGAACTTTAGAGATGAATGGAAACAAAGTCATTGTATTAGCCGACTAA